In Drosophila yakuba strain Tai18E2 chromosome X, Prin_Dyak_Tai18E2_2.1, whole genome shotgun sequence, a single genomic region encodes these proteins:
- the LOC6526057 gene encoding cytoplasmic dynein 1 intermediate chain isoform X2, producing the protein MDRKAELERKKAKLAALREEKDRRRREKEIKDMEEAAGRIGGGAGIDKDQRKDLDEMLSSLGVAPVSEVLSSLSSVNSMTSDNSNTQTPDASLQATVNGQSGGKKQPLNLSVYNVQATNIPPKETLVYTKQTQTTSTGGGNGDVLSCHSSPLSGYMEDWWRPRKVFGTHAKKTAAHATDYYDEYNLNPGLEWEDEFTVLAFDAQGDDEESSLQNLDNGFTSKLPPGYLTHGLPTVKDVAPAITPLEIKKETEVKKEVNELSEEQKQMIILSENFQRFVVRAGRVIERALSENVDIYTDYIGGGDSEEANDERSHARLSLNRVFYDERWSKNRCITSMDWSTHFPELVVASYHNNEESPNEPDGVVMVWNTKFKKSTPEDVFHCQSAVMSTCFAKFNPNLILGGTYSGQIVLWDNRVQKRTPIQRTPLSAAAHTHPVYCLQMVGTQNAHNVISISSDGKLCSWSLDMLSQPQDTLELQQRQSKAIAITSMAFPANEINSLVMGSEDGYVYSASRHGLRSGVNEVYERHLGPITGISTHYNQLSPDFGHLFLTSSIDWTIKLWSLKDTKPLYSFEDNSDYVMDVAWSPVHPALFAAVDGSGRLDLWNLNQDTEVPTASIVVAGAPALNRVSWTPSGLHVCIGDEAGKLYVYDVAENLAQPSRDEWSRFNTHLNEIKMNQSDEV; encoded by the exons ATGGATCGCAAGGCTGAGCTGGAACGCAAGAAGGCCAAGTTGGCCGCTCTGCGCGAGGAGAAGGATCGCCGGCGGCGCGAGAAGGAGATTAAGGACATGGAGGAGGCGGCCGGTCGCATTGGCGGCGGTGCAGGCATCGACAAGGATCAGCGCAA GGATCTCGACGAAATGCTGTCATCGCTGGGCGTGGCCCCCGTCTCCGAGGTCCTTTCCTCACTCTCCTCCGTCAACTCGATGACCTCGGACAACTCCAACACACAGACCCCCGACGCCAGCCTCCAAGCCACCGTCAATGGCCAGAG CGGCGGAAAGAAACAGCCCCTCAATCTGAGCGTCTACAATGTGCAGGCTACGAACATTCCACCAAAAGAGACGCTGGTCTACACGAAGCAGACCCAGACGACCAGTACCGGAGGCGGAAACGGCGATG TTCTTTCTTGCCACTCCTCGCCTCTGTCAGGATATATGGAGGACTGGTGGCGTCCACGTAAAG TTTTTGGCACGCACGCAAAAAAAACTGCAGCTCATGCTACGGATTATTATG ATGAATACAATCTTAATCCGGGTTTAGAGTGGGAGGATGAATTCACAG TGCTTGCATTTGATGCCCAAGGAGACGACGAAGAGAGCTCCCTGCAGAACCTGGACAACGGATTCACCTCCAAGCTGCCCCCTGGCTATCTCACCCACGGCCTGCCCACCGTCAAGGACGTCGCCCCGGCCATCACGCCCCTCGAGATCAAGAAGGAGACCGAAGTGAAGAAGGAGG TCAACGAGCTGTCcgaggagcagaagcagatGATCATACTGTCGGAGAACTTCCAGCGATTCGTGGTGCGCGCCGGTCGCGTCATCGAGCGGGCACTCTCGGAGAATGTGGACATCTACACGGACTACATCGGCGGCGGCGACAGCGAGGAGGCGAACGACGAGCGATCGCATGCGCGGCTCTCGTTGAACCGCGTCTTCTACGACGAGCGCTGGTCGAAGAACCGCTGCATCACCAGCATGGATTGGTCCACCCACTTTCCCGAGCTGGTGGTGGCCTCGTACCACAACAACGAGGAGAGTCCCAACGAGCCGGACGGCGTGGTAATGGTGTGGAACACCAAGTTCAAGAAGAGCACGCCCGAGGACGTCTTCCACTGTCAGAGCGCGGTGATGTCCACCTGCTTTGCCAAGTTCAATCCCAACCTGATCCTCGGCGGCACCTATTCGGGCCAGATTGTGCTGTGGGACAATCGCGTGCAGAAGCGCACGCCCATCCAGCGCACGCCCCTCAGTGCCGCCGCACACACGCATCCCGTCTACTGCCTCCAGATGGTGGGCACCCAGAACGCGCACAACGTCATCTCCATATCCTCGGACGGCAAGCTGTGCTCCTGGTCGCTGGACATGCTCTCGCAACCGCAGGACACGCTAGAGCTGCAGCAGCGCCAGTCGAAGGCCATTGCCATCACGTCGATGGCCTTCCCGGCCAACGAGATCAACAGCCTGGTGATGGGCAGCGAGGACGGCTACGTTTACTCCGCCTCGCGCCATGGCCTGCGCTCCGGGGTCAACGAGGTGTACGAACGCCATCTGGGCCCCATCACTGGCATATCCACGCATTACAACCAGCTGTCGCCGGACTTTGGCCACCTCTTCTTAACCTCGTCCATTGACTGGACCATCAAGCTCTGGTCGCTAAAG GACACTAAGCCGCTGTACTCCTTTGAGGACAACTCGGACTACGTGATGGACGTCGCCTGGTCGCCCGTGCATCCTGCACTCTTCGCTGCCGTCGATGGCAGCGGCCGCCTGGACCTGTGGAACCTCAATCAAGACACCGAGGTGCCGACAGCCTCGATTGTCGTGGCGGGAGCACCAGCCCTGAACCGCGTCTCCTGGACCCCATCCGGCCTCCACGTCTGCATCGGCGACGAGGCCGGCAAACTGTACGTGTACGACGTGGCCGAGAACCTGGCGCAGCCATCGCGCGACGAATGGTCGCGTTTCAACACCCATCTTAACGAGATTAAGATGAACCAGAGCGACGAAGTCTAG
- the LOC6526057 gene encoding cytoplasmic dynein 1 intermediate chain isoform X25: MDRKAELERKKAKLAALREEKDRRRREKEIKDMEEAAGRIGGGAGIDKDQRKDLDEMLSSLGVAPVSEVLSSLSSVNSMTSDNSNTQTPDASLQATVNGQSGGKKQPLNLSVYNVQATNIPPKETLVYTKQTQTTSTGGGNGDVLSCHSSPLSGYMEDWWRPRKAHATDYYVLAFDAQGDDEESSLQNLDNGFTSKLPPGYLTHGLPTVKDVAPAITPLEIKKETEVKKEVNELSEEQKQMIILSENFQRFVVRAGRVIERALSENVDIYTDYIGGGDSEEANDERSHARLSLNRVFYDERWSKNRCITSMDWSTHFPELVVASYHNNEESPNEPDGVVMVWNTKFKKSTPEDVFHCQSAVMSTCFAKFNPNLILGGTYSGQIVLWDNRVQKRTPIQRTPLSAAAHTHPVYCLQMVGTQNAHNVISISSDGKLCSWSLDMLSQPQDTLELQQRQSKAIAITSMAFPANEINSLVMGSEDGYVYSASRHGLRSGVNEVYERHLGPITGISTHYNQLSPDFGHLFLTSSIDWTIKLWSLKDTKPLYSFEDNSDYVMDVAWSPVHPALFAAVDGSGRLDLWNLNQDTEVPTASIVVAGAPALNRVSWTPSGLHVCIGDEAGKLYVYDVAENLAQPSRDEWSRFNTHLNEIKMNQSDEV, translated from the exons ATGGATCGCAAGGCTGAGCTGGAACGCAAGAAGGCCAAGTTGGCCGCTCTGCGCGAGGAGAAGGATCGCCGGCGGCGCGAGAAGGAGATTAAGGACATGGAGGAGGCGGCCGGTCGCATTGGCGGCGGTGCAGGCATCGACAAGGATCAGCGCAA GGATCTCGACGAAATGCTGTCATCGCTGGGCGTGGCCCCCGTCTCCGAGGTCCTTTCCTCACTCTCCTCCGTCAACTCGATGACCTCGGACAACTCCAACACACAGACCCCCGACGCCAGCCTCCAAGCCACCGTCAATGGCCAGAG CGGCGGAAAGAAACAGCCCCTCAATCTGAGCGTCTACAATGTGCAGGCTACGAACATTCCACCAAAAGAGACGCTGGTCTACACGAAGCAGACCCAGACGACCAGTACCGGAGGCGGAAACGGCGATG TTCTTTCTTGCCACTCCTCGCCTCTGTCAGGATATATGGAGGACTGGTGGCGTCCACGTAAAG CTCATGCTACGGATTATTATG TGCTTGCATTTGATGCCCAAGGAGACGACGAAGAGAGCTCCCTGCAGAACCTGGACAACGGATTCACCTCCAAGCTGCCCCCTGGCTATCTCACCCACGGCCTGCCCACCGTCAAGGACGTCGCCCCGGCCATCACGCCCCTCGAGATCAAGAAGGAGACCGAAGTGAAGAAGGAGG TCAACGAGCTGTCcgaggagcagaagcagatGATCATACTGTCGGAGAACTTCCAGCGATTCGTGGTGCGCGCCGGTCGCGTCATCGAGCGGGCACTCTCGGAGAATGTGGACATCTACACGGACTACATCGGCGGCGGCGACAGCGAGGAGGCGAACGACGAGCGATCGCATGCGCGGCTCTCGTTGAACCGCGTCTTCTACGACGAGCGCTGGTCGAAGAACCGCTGCATCACCAGCATGGATTGGTCCACCCACTTTCCCGAGCTGGTGGTGGCCTCGTACCACAACAACGAGGAGAGTCCCAACGAGCCGGACGGCGTGGTAATGGTGTGGAACACCAAGTTCAAGAAGAGCACGCCCGAGGACGTCTTCCACTGTCAGAGCGCGGTGATGTCCACCTGCTTTGCCAAGTTCAATCCCAACCTGATCCTCGGCGGCACCTATTCGGGCCAGATTGTGCTGTGGGACAATCGCGTGCAGAAGCGCACGCCCATCCAGCGCACGCCCCTCAGTGCCGCCGCACACACGCATCCCGTCTACTGCCTCCAGATGGTGGGCACCCAGAACGCGCACAACGTCATCTCCATATCCTCGGACGGCAAGCTGTGCTCCTGGTCGCTGGACATGCTCTCGCAACCGCAGGACACGCTAGAGCTGCAGCAGCGCCAGTCGAAGGCCATTGCCATCACGTCGATGGCCTTCCCGGCCAACGAGATCAACAGCCTGGTGATGGGCAGCGAGGACGGCTACGTTTACTCCGCCTCGCGCCATGGCCTGCGCTCCGGGGTCAACGAGGTGTACGAACGCCATCTGGGCCCCATCACTGGCATATCCACGCATTACAACCAGCTGTCGCCGGACTTTGGCCACCTCTTCTTAACCTCGTCCATTGACTGGACCATCAAGCTCTGGTCGCTAAAG GACACTAAGCCGCTGTACTCCTTTGAGGACAACTCGGACTACGTGATGGACGTCGCCTGGTCGCCCGTGCATCCTGCACTCTTCGCTGCCGTCGATGGCAGCGGCCGCCTGGACCTGTGGAACCTCAATCAAGACACCGAGGTGCCGACAGCCTCGATTGTCGTGGCGGGAGCACCAGCCCTGAACCGCGTCTCCTGGACCCCATCCGGCCTCCACGTCTGCATCGGCGACGAGGCCGGCAAACTGTACGTGTACGACGTGGCCGAGAACCTGGCGCAGCCATCGCGCGACGAATGGTCGCGTTTCAACACCCATCTTAACGAGATTAAGATGAACCAGAGCGACGAAGTCTAG
- the LOC6526057 gene encoding cytoplasmic dynein 1 intermediate chain isoform X13: MDRKAELERKKAKLAALREEKDRRRREKEIKDMEEAAGRIGGGAGIDKDQRKDLDEMLSSLGVAPVSEVLSSLSSVNSMTSDNSNTQTPDASLQATVNGQSGGKKQPLNLSVYNVQATNIPPKETLVYTKQTQTTSTGGGNGDGYMEDWWRPRKGTHAKKTAAHATDYYDEYNLNPGLEWEDEFTVLAFDAQGDDEESSLQNLDNGFTSKLPPGYLTHGLPTVKDVAPAITPLEIKKETEVKKEVNELSEEQKQMIILSENFQRFVVRAGRVIERALSENVDIYTDYIGGGDSEEANDERSHARLSLNRVFYDERWSKNRCITSMDWSTHFPELVVASYHNNEESPNEPDGVVMVWNTKFKKSTPEDVFHCQSAVMSTCFAKFNPNLILGGTYSGQIVLWDNRVQKRTPIQRTPLSAAAHTHPVYCLQMVGTQNAHNVISISSDGKLCSWSLDMLSQPQDTLELQQRQSKAIAITSMAFPANEINSLVMGSEDGYVYSASRHGLRSGVNEVYERHLGPITGISTHYNQLSPDFGHLFLTSSIDWTIKLWSLKDTKPLYSFEDNSDYVMDVAWSPVHPALFAAVDGSGRLDLWNLNQDTEVPTASIVVAGAPALNRVSWTPSGLHVCIGDEAGKLYVYDVAENLAQPSRDEWSRFNTHLNEIKMNQSDEV, from the exons ATGGATCGCAAGGCTGAGCTGGAACGCAAGAAGGCCAAGTTGGCCGCTCTGCGCGAGGAGAAGGATCGCCGGCGGCGCGAGAAGGAGATTAAGGACATGGAGGAGGCGGCCGGTCGCATTGGCGGCGGTGCAGGCATCGACAAGGATCAGCGCAA GGATCTCGACGAAATGCTGTCATCGCTGGGCGTGGCCCCCGTCTCCGAGGTCCTTTCCTCACTCTCCTCCGTCAACTCGATGACCTCGGACAACTCCAACACACAGACCCCCGACGCCAGCCTCCAAGCCACCGTCAATGGCCAGAG CGGCGGAAAGAAACAGCCCCTCAATCTGAGCGTCTACAATGTGCAGGCTACGAACATTCCACCAAAAGAGACGCTGGTCTACACGAAGCAGACCCAGACGACCAGTACCGGAGGCGGAAACGGCGATG GATATATGGAGGACTGGTGGCGTCCACGTAAAG GCACGCACGCAAAAAAAACTGCAGCTCATGCTACGGATTATTATG ATGAATACAATCTTAATCCGGGTTTAGAGTGGGAGGATGAATTCACAG TGCTTGCATTTGATGCCCAAGGAGACGACGAAGAGAGCTCCCTGCAGAACCTGGACAACGGATTCACCTCCAAGCTGCCCCCTGGCTATCTCACCCACGGCCTGCCCACCGTCAAGGACGTCGCCCCGGCCATCACGCCCCTCGAGATCAAGAAGGAGACCGAAGTGAAGAAGGAGG TCAACGAGCTGTCcgaggagcagaagcagatGATCATACTGTCGGAGAACTTCCAGCGATTCGTGGTGCGCGCCGGTCGCGTCATCGAGCGGGCACTCTCGGAGAATGTGGACATCTACACGGACTACATCGGCGGCGGCGACAGCGAGGAGGCGAACGACGAGCGATCGCATGCGCGGCTCTCGTTGAACCGCGTCTTCTACGACGAGCGCTGGTCGAAGAACCGCTGCATCACCAGCATGGATTGGTCCACCCACTTTCCCGAGCTGGTGGTGGCCTCGTACCACAACAACGAGGAGAGTCCCAACGAGCCGGACGGCGTGGTAATGGTGTGGAACACCAAGTTCAAGAAGAGCACGCCCGAGGACGTCTTCCACTGTCAGAGCGCGGTGATGTCCACCTGCTTTGCCAAGTTCAATCCCAACCTGATCCTCGGCGGCACCTATTCGGGCCAGATTGTGCTGTGGGACAATCGCGTGCAGAAGCGCACGCCCATCCAGCGCACGCCCCTCAGTGCCGCCGCACACACGCATCCCGTCTACTGCCTCCAGATGGTGGGCACCCAGAACGCGCACAACGTCATCTCCATATCCTCGGACGGCAAGCTGTGCTCCTGGTCGCTGGACATGCTCTCGCAACCGCAGGACACGCTAGAGCTGCAGCAGCGCCAGTCGAAGGCCATTGCCATCACGTCGATGGCCTTCCCGGCCAACGAGATCAACAGCCTGGTGATGGGCAGCGAGGACGGCTACGTTTACTCCGCCTCGCGCCATGGCCTGCGCTCCGGGGTCAACGAGGTGTACGAACGCCATCTGGGCCCCATCACTGGCATATCCACGCATTACAACCAGCTGTCGCCGGACTTTGGCCACCTCTTCTTAACCTCGTCCATTGACTGGACCATCAAGCTCTGGTCGCTAAAG GACACTAAGCCGCTGTACTCCTTTGAGGACAACTCGGACTACGTGATGGACGTCGCCTGGTCGCCCGTGCATCCTGCACTCTTCGCTGCCGTCGATGGCAGCGGCCGCCTGGACCTGTGGAACCTCAATCAAGACACCGAGGTGCCGACAGCCTCGATTGTCGTGGCGGGAGCACCAGCCCTGAACCGCGTCTCCTGGACCCCATCCGGCCTCCACGTCTGCATCGGCGACGAGGCCGGCAAACTGTACGTGTACGACGTGGCCGAGAACCTGGCGCAGCCATCGCGCGACGAATGGTCGCGTTTCAACACCCATCTTAACGAGATTAAGATGAACCAGAGCGACGAAGTCTAG
- the LOC6526057 gene encoding cytoplasmic dynein 1 intermediate chain isoform X17 encodes MDRKAELERKKAKLAALREEKDRRRREKEIKDMEEAAGRIGGGAGIDKDQRKDLDEMLSSLGVAPVSEVLSSLSSVNSMTSDNSNTQTPDASLQATVNGQSGGKKQPLNLSVYNVQATNIPPKETLVYTKQTQTTSTGGGNGDVLSCHSSPLSGYMEDWWRPRKAHATDYYDEYNLNPGLEWEDEFTDDEESSLQNLDNGFTSKLPPGYLTHGLPTVKDVAPAITPLEIKKETEVKKEVNELSEEQKQMIILSENFQRFVVRAGRVIERALSENVDIYTDYIGGGDSEEANDERSHARLSLNRVFYDERWSKNRCITSMDWSTHFPELVVASYHNNEESPNEPDGVVMVWNTKFKKSTPEDVFHCQSAVMSTCFAKFNPNLILGGTYSGQIVLWDNRVQKRTPIQRTPLSAAAHTHPVYCLQMVGTQNAHNVISISSDGKLCSWSLDMLSQPQDTLELQQRQSKAIAITSMAFPANEINSLVMGSEDGYVYSASRHGLRSGVNEVYERHLGPITGISTHYNQLSPDFGHLFLTSSIDWTIKLWSLKDTKPLYSFEDNSDYVMDVAWSPVHPALFAAVDGSGRLDLWNLNQDTEVPTASIVVAGAPALNRVSWTPSGLHVCIGDEAGKLYVYDVAENLAQPSRDEWSRFNTHLNEIKMNQSDEV; translated from the exons ATGGATCGCAAGGCTGAGCTGGAACGCAAGAAGGCCAAGTTGGCCGCTCTGCGCGAGGAGAAGGATCGCCGGCGGCGCGAGAAGGAGATTAAGGACATGGAGGAGGCGGCCGGTCGCATTGGCGGCGGTGCAGGCATCGACAAGGATCAGCGCAA GGATCTCGACGAAATGCTGTCATCGCTGGGCGTGGCCCCCGTCTCCGAGGTCCTTTCCTCACTCTCCTCCGTCAACTCGATGACCTCGGACAACTCCAACACACAGACCCCCGACGCCAGCCTCCAAGCCACCGTCAATGGCCAGAG CGGCGGAAAGAAACAGCCCCTCAATCTGAGCGTCTACAATGTGCAGGCTACGAACATTCCACCAAAAGAGACGCTGGTCTACACGAAGCAGACCCAGACGACCAGTACCGGAGGCGGAAACGGCGATG TTCTTTCTTGCCACTCCTCGCCTCTGTCAGGATATATGGAGGACTGGTGGCGTCCACGTAAAG CTCATGCTACGGATTATTATG ATGAATACAATCTTAATCCGGGTTTAGAGTGGGAGGATGAATTCACAG ACGACGAAGAGAGCTCCCTGCAGAACCTGGACAACGGATTCACCTCCAAGCTGCCCCCTGGCTATCTCACCCACGGCCTGCCCACCGTCAAGGACGTCGCCCCGGCCATCACGCCCCTCGAGATCAAGAAGGAGACCGAAGTGAAGAAGGAGG TCAACGAGCTGTCcgaggagcagaagcagatGATCATACTGTCGGAGAACTTCCAGCGATTCGTGGTGCGCGCCGGTCGCGTCATCGAGCGGGCACTCTCGGAGAATGTGGACATCTACACGGACTACATCGGCGGCGGCGACAGCGAGGAGGCGAACGACGAGCGATCGCATGCGCGGCTCTCGTTGAACCGCGTCTTCTACGACGAGCGCTGGTCGAAGAACCGCTGCATCACCAGCATGGATTGGTCCACCCACTTTCCCGAGCTGGTGGTGGCCTCGTACCACAACAACGAGGAGAGTCCCAACGAGCCGGACGGCGTGGTAATGGTGTGGAACACCAAGTTCAAGAAGAGCACGCCCGAGGACGTCTTCCACTGTCAGAGCGCGGTGATGTCCACCTGCTTTGCCAAGTTCAATCCCAACCTGATCCTCGGCGGCACCTATTCGGGCCAGATTGTGCTGTGGGACAATCGCGTGCAGAAGCGCACGCCCATCCAGCGCACGCCCCTCAGTGCCGCCGCACACACGCATCCCGTCTACTGCCTCCAGATGGTGGGCACCCAGAACGCGCACAACGTCATCTCCATATCCTCGGACGGCAAGCTGTGCTCCTGGTCGCTGGACATGCTCTCGCAACCGCAGGACACGCTAGAGCTGCAGCAGCGCCAGTCGAAGGCCATTGCCATCACGTCGATGGCCTTCCCGGCCAACGAGATCAACAGCCTGGTGATGGGCAGCGAGGACGGCTACGTTTACTCCGCCTCGCGCCATGGCCTGCGCTCCGGGGTCAACGAGGTGTACGAACGCCATCTGGGCCCCATCACTGGCATATCCACGCATTACAACCAGCTGTCGCCGGACTTTGGCCACCTCTTCTTAACCTCGTCCATTGACTGGACCATCAAGCTCTGGTCGCTAAAG GACACTAAGCCGCTGTACTCCTTTGAGGACAACTCGGACTACGTGATGGACGTCGCCTGGTCGCCCGTGCATCCTGCACTCTTCGCTGCCGTCGATGGCAGCGGCCGCCTGGACCTGTGGAACCTCAATCAAGACACCGAGGTGCCGACAGCCTCGATTGTCGTGGCGGGAGCACCAGCCCTGAACCGCGTCTCCTGGACCCCATCCGGCCTCCACGTCTGCATCGGCGACGAGGCCGGCAAACTGTACGTGTACGACGTGGCCGAGAACCTGGCGCAGCCATCGCGCGACGAATGGTCGCGTTTCAACACCCATCTTAACGAGATTAAGATGAACCAGAGCGACGAAGTCTAG
- the LOC6526057 gene encoding cytoplasmic dynein 1 intermediate chain isoform X32, producing the protein MDRKAELERKKAKLAALREEKDRRRREKEIKDMEEAAGRIGGGAGIDKDQRKDLDEMLSSLGVAPVSEVLSSLSSVNSMTSDNSNTQTPDASLQATVNGQSGGKKQPLNLSVYNVQATNIPPKETLVYTKQTQTTSTGGGNGDGYMEDWWRPRKDEYNLNPGLEWEDEFTDDEESSLQNLDNGFTSKLPPGYLTHGLPTVKDVAPAITPLEIKKETEVKKEVNELSEEQKQMIILSENFQRFVVRAGRVIERALSENVDIYTDYIGGGDSEEANDERSHARLSLNRVFYDERWSKNRCITSMDWSTHFPELVVASYHNNEESPNEPDGVVMVWNTKFKKSTPEDVFHCQSAVMSTCFAKFNPNLILGGTYSGQIVLWDNRVQKRTPIQRTPLSAAAHTHPVYCLQMVGTQNAHNVISISSDGKLCSWSLDMLSQPQDTLELQQRQSKAIAITSMAFPANEINSLVMGSEDGYVYSASRHGLRSGVNEVYERHLGPITGISTHYNQLSPDFGHLFLTSSIDWTIKLWSLKDTKPLYSFEDNSDYVMDVAWSPVHPALFAAVDGSGRLDLWNLNQDTEVPTASIVVAGAPALNRVSWTPSGLHVCIGDEAGKLYVYDVAENLAQPSRDEWSRFNTHLNEIKMNQSDEV; encoded by the exons ATGGATCGCAAGGCTGAGCTGGAACGCAAGAAGGCCAAGTTGGCCGCTCTGCGCGAGGAGAAGGATCGCCGGCGGCGCGAGAAGGAGATTAAGGACATGGAGGAGGCGGCCGGTCGCATTGGCGGCGGTGCAGGCATCGACAAGGATCAGCGCAA GGATCTCGACGAAATGCTGTCATCGCTGGGCGTGGCCCCCGTCTCCGAGGTCCTTTCCTCACTCTCCTCCGTCAACTCGATGACCTCGGACAACTCCAACACACAGACCCCCGACGCCAGCCTCCAAGCCACCGTCAATGGCCAGAG CGGCGGAAAGAAACAGCCCCTCAATCTGAGCGTCTACAATGTGCAGGCTACGAACATTCCACCAAAAGAGACGCTGGTCTACACGAAGCAGACCCAGACGACCAGTACCGGAGGCGGAAACGGCGATG GATATATGGAGGACTGGTGGCGTCCACGTAAAG ATGAATACAATCTTAATCCGGGTTTAGAGTGGGAGGATGAATTCACAG ACGACGAAGAGAGCTCCCTGCAGAACCTGGACAACGGATTCACCTCCAAGCTGCCCCCTGGCTATCTCACCCACGGCCTGCCCACCGTCAAGGACGTCGCCCCGGCCATCACGCCCCTCGAGATCAAGAAGGAGACCGAAGTGAAGAAGGAGG TCAACGAGCTGTCcgaggagcagaagcagatGATCATACTGTCGGAGAACTTCCAGCGATTCGTGGTGCGCGCCGGTCGCGTCATCGAGCGGGCACTCTCGGAGAATGTGGACATCTACACGGACTACATCGGCGGCGGCGACAGCGAGGAGGCGAACGACGAGCGATCGCATGCGCGGCTCTCGTTGAACCGCGTCTTCTACGACGAGCGCTGGTCGAAGAACCGCTGCATCACCAGCATGGATTGGTCCACCCACTTTCCCGAGCTGGTGGTGGCCTCGTACCACAACAACGAGGAGAGTCCCAACGAGCCGGACGGCGTGGTAATGGTGTGGAACACCAAGTTCAAGAAGAGCACGCCCGAGGACGTCTTCCACTGTCAGAGCGCGGTGATGTCCACCTGCTTTGCCAAGTTCAATCCCAACCTGATCCTCGGCGGCACCTATTCGGGCCAGATTGTGCTGTGGGACAATCGCGTGCAGAAGCGCACGCCCATCCAGCGCACGCCCCTCAGTGCCGCCGCACACACGCATCCCGTCTACTGCCTCCAGATGGTGGGCACCCAGAACGCGCACAACGTCATCTCCATATCCTCGGACGGCAAGCTGTGCTCCTGGTCGCTGGACATGCTCTCGCAACCGCAGGACACGCTAGAGCTGCAGCAGCGCCAGTCGAAGGCCATTGCCATCACGTCGATGGCCTTCCCGGCCAACGAGATCAACAGCCTGGTGATGGGCAGCGAGGACGGCTACGTTTACTCCGCCTCGCGCCATGGCCTGCGCTCCGGGGTCAACGAGGTGTACGAACGCCATCTGGGCCCCATCACTGGCATATCCACGCATTACAACCAGCTGTCGCCGGACTTTGGCCACCTCTTCTTAACCTCGTCCATTGACTGGACCATCAAGCTCTGGTCGCTAAAG GACACTAAGCCGCTGTACTCCTTTGAGGACAACTCGGACTACGTGATGGACGTCGCCTGGTCGCCCGTGCATCCTGCACTCTTCGCTGCCGTCGATGGCAGCGGCCGCCTGGACCTGTGGAACCTCAATCAAGACACCGAGGTGCCGACAGCCTCGATTGTCGTGGCGGGAGCACCAGCCCTGAACCGCGTCTCCTGGACCCCATCCGGCCTCCACGTCTGCATCGGCGACGAGGCCGGCAAACTGTACGTGTACGACGTGGCCGAGAACCTGGCGCAGCCATCGCGCGACGAATGGTCGCGTTTCAACACCCATCTTAACGAGATTAAGATGAACCAGAGCGACGAAGTCTAG